From the genome of Haladaptatus sp. R4, one region includes:
- a CDS encoding HalOD1 output domain-containing protein — translation MSKSENHSCPTETITATYHTRHDWQNAEPLSTTVTTALAEAMDADPTEIGPLYDQFDPDALDGLFRPRPDGAARTGGHVSFTIDGYRVFVRSDGFVSVHPVDGNDGDD, via the coding sequence ATGAGTAAATCAGAAAATCATTCGTGCCCGACGGAAACGATCACAGCGACGTACCACACGCGCCACGATTGGCAGAACGCGGAACCGCTCAGTACGACGGTCACGACGGCCCTCGCCGAGGCGATGGACGCCGATCCGACCGAAATCGGTCCGTTGTACGACCAGTTCGACCCGGACGCGTTGGACGGACTGTTCCGTCCTCGTCCGGATGGGGCGGCACGCACCGGCGGCCACGTCAGTTTTACCATCGATGGCTATCGAGTCTTCGTCCGAAGCGACGGTTTCGTCTCGGTGCATCCGGTCGACGGG